Within Actinomycetes bacterium, the genomic segment GCGGGTGATCAGGGTCGACGTCCCGTCGGGTGCGAGGCTGCACAGCTTCGCCGACACAGTGGCGGCCAGCCCGTCGGTCGCGACCGACAGGCGCAGGACCGGGTTGCCCGCGAGCTCGACGCCGACGGCGTCGAAGTCCCAGGTGAGGGAATCGGCATCGTCGTGACGCTGGTCCAGCGGCTGCCCGTACGGCAGGTGACCGGCGCAGGAGATCCACGCCGCCGTACCGACGTCGGGGACCACCGGGTAGGCGCGCCGCCCGAGCAGGGTCAGCTCCCGGGTGCCGGAGCGCGGTGAGGGCCAGTCCTCGGCGCGCCACTCGCCGGGCACCGTGACGAGGTCCGGCTCCGGCGCGTGGGGGCGGCGCACGTACCAGACGGCGCTCGGCTCGCGGTCCACCCCGTTGTCGATCCCGCGCAGCCAGCGGTCCCACCAGCGCACCATCTCCGGCACCAGGTCGATCCGCGGGCCGGGATAGGAGGTCGACGCCGCCATGTGCGACCAGGGGCCCACGAGCAGGCGATGCGGGGTTCCGGCCGACTCGAGCGCGGCGACGGTGCGGAAGGTGTTGTTGCGGTAACCGTCCGCCCACCCGGCGACGATCATCACGGGGATCGAGACCGCTGCGTAGTCGGCCCGGATGGAGCCCGCCCGCCAGTACTCGTCGTCGAGCTGGTGGGCCAGCCAGGTCAGCAGCCAGGGCTGGTGGGCGTCGACCCGGGCCAGCCACTCCTCGCGCCAGCCGGTCGCGTCCTCGTCCCCCGCCGCCGGGCGTGACGCCCACACCGCAGGCACGGGCGGCAGGGCGTTCATCGCGGTCATGTAGTGGCAGTAGTCGACGAGGTCGAGCAGCCGAAGGGCCCCACCCATCCAGTGCACGTCGTCGGCGTAGCGGTCGTCACTGCCGTAGATCGCCAGCACCGCCTTGAGCGCCGGCACGGACTGTGCCGCCATCTGCAGGGAGTTGAACGCGCTGTACGACGTCCCGAACATCCCGACGTTGCCGGTGCTCCACGCCTGCTCGGAGATCCACCCGATGACATCGGCGAGGTCTTCGCGCTCCTGCTCGGGGTACTCGTCGACCGCCATGCCCTCCGAGCTGCCGGTGCCGCGAAGGTCGAGGCGCGCGACGACGTAGCCGTAGTCGCGGCACAGCCGCACGTACTCGGGCCGGTAGGACGCGGTGAGGTCGTCCTTGCGGTAGGGCAACGCCTCGAGCAGGCAGGGCTGCGGGCCCAGCGCTTCGTCGGGCAGCCACAGGGACACGGCCAGATGCGCTCCATCGCGCACCGGGACATAGGTGTCGAGCCGGATGACCTCCGCCACGCGGCCCTCCTCGACGTCAGCCACGGCCATGCTCCGCCAGGAGGCGCCGGACCGCGTCGACGGGCAGACCCTCGCTGACGTGCCCCCCTCGGCCCACGACCGTAGCCGAGGAGAGCAGGGCGTTGAGAACCGATTCCTCGGATGCGTCGACGACCGCCTCGAACAGCTCGTCGACCGCAGACCCACGCAGCGGCTCGCCCCCGCCGAGTCGCCCGGTTCGGTCGGAGCGCAGCCCGGTCGAGATGCCGAGGAAGATCTCGCCGCTGCCGTGGTTGGCGACCGAGCCGGCGCGCGCCATGCCCAGCCCGATCCGGCGGGCGACGCGCTCGCACTCGTCGGGGAGCAACGGGGCGTCGGTCACCGCGATCCCGATGCACGAGCCGGCTGGCGACCGTCCGGGCGGATCCGGGTCCGGTGGCAGGAGGCGCCCGACCGGTACGCCGTCGACGCACAGCCGGCCACGACTGCCCCAGAAGTTGCAGAGAAGGACCACTCCGAGCATGTGACCGGTGGACAGACGCCGCGAGGAGGTACCGATGCCGCCCTTGAAGCCCATGCACATCATCCCGGTGCCGGCTCCGACGGACCCCTCCGCCGGCGCGACGGTCGACGCGACGGAGGCCTCGGCTGCCGCCCACGCGGCGGCGACGTCCTCGCGGGTCACCTGCATCCGGCGGGCGTCGGAGAGCCAGGAGTCGTCGCACTCCCCGACCACCGGGATGACCACGTCCTCGGCCACGCCCGGGTCGCGTTCGGTCATGAGCTCGCACGCCGCGTCGTAGACACGCCCCAGCTGCATCGTCGACGTCAGGAAGACCGGCGTCTCCACCACGCCCCACTCCCCGGCCGTCAGCAGCCCGGTGCACTCGCCGGCTCCGTTCAGCACCGCGGCGCCCGCGACGACCGGCCGTCGGAAGGTGTCCTGGGCGGGCAGCAGGACGCTGACCCCGGTCCGGGCGACGCCGCGGCCCAGCGGCGGCTCGGGCTCGTCCCGCCACAGCGTCGCATGGCCCAACCCCACGCCGGGCACGTCCACGACGCTGCCCGTCGGGCCCGGTGGCAGGTCGCCGATCCTGATCTGTAGGTCAGCAACCCGCGGCATCGGCCCATCCTGCCGCACCGCACTGCCAGACTGGCCCTCCGTGGCCGAGGTTCACCTGCCGTTCGTCTGGACCGAGCGAGTCCTCGACCACGTCCCGGGCGCCGAGGTCTGGGTGGGGGTGAGCACCCCTGGCACCGAGGTCGCGCGGCGGGCGAGCCTGATCCGGGAGTCGCTGCTGGCCGCCGGGGCGAGCGAGGTGGCCGCGACCCCGCACGACGACACCTACCTGCTGGCCGTCCACGATCGCGGCCTCGTCCGCCACCTGCGCGACGTGCACGCCCAGTGGATGGCCTCGGACATCCCCGCCCTCGCCGGCCAGGACCGCGTCGTGCCGTACGTCTTCCCGACCGAGGGCATGCTGCAGGGGCTCCCGGTGCGCGACCCCACGGCCGTGCACGCCCGCGCTGGCCGCTGGTGCTACGACACCATGACCTTGGTCGGTCCCGGGACGTGGACCGCCGCGAGGGCCGCGGTCGACGCGGCACTGACCGCGGTCGACCTGGTGGTGGCCGGGGCGCGCAGCGCGTACGCCCTCACCCGGCCCCCGGGCCACCACGTGACACGTGCGGCATACGGCGGCTCGTGCTACCTGAACAACGCGGCGGTCGCCGCCTCGGCCCTGCTCGGCGCGGGGTACGAGCGCGTGGCCGTCGTCGACGTCGACGCCCACCACGGCAACGGCACCCAGGCGGTGTTCTACGAGCGACCGGAGGTGCTCTACGCCTCGGTCCACGTCGACCCGGGGGCCGGCTGGTTCCCGCACTACGCCGGCTTCGCCGAGGAGACGGGACGTGGTCCGGGAACAGGGGCGAACCGCAACGTCGCGCTGGCCCCCGGAGCCGGCGACCAGACGTGGCTCCACGGCATCGACCAGCTGCTCGATGCGGTGGCGGCGCACCGCAGCCAGGTGCTCGTGGTCTCCCTCGGCGTCGACGCGGCCATGGACGACCCGGAGTCACCGCTGCGGGTCAGCAGCGAGGGGTACGGCGCCACCGGGACCCGCCTCGCCGCGACGGGGCTGCCGTGCGTCCTCGTCCAGGAGGGCGGTTACCACCTGCCGACCCTGGGCGGCCTGGTCACCGCGGTCCTCGCCGCCTTCGCCTGAGCCGGCTCGCCCGGACGGGGTAGCGACGCGGCGCACCATCGCCGCCGGCGGCCCGACACAGGTGGCGGGGCTAGGCTGGTGCGCCGGCCCAGGTGGTCGCTCGTTCCTGGCTCGTGACCCGGCCGGCCCCGTTCCCAGCAGCCAGGAGACTCGCAGGAGCGCCGCGCGTCGTGTCCAGCCAGGTAGCCGAGTTCGGCCCCAACCAGTGGCTCGTCGACGAGATCTACCAGCAGTACCTCAGCGACCCGAACTCCGTCGACCCGGCGTGGTGGGAGTTCTTCGCCGACTACAAGCCCGCGGACGCGACGCTCCCCGCGGGTGCGCCCACCGACGAGCTGCCGGGGGCGACCGAGCCCGCCACGGAGCCGGCCGCCGCACCGGCGGCGACCCCCGAGGCCACTCCGCCGGCGGGCCGCAGCCCCGCGTCCGACGCGGTGACGCCGGAGCCGACCGTCGGCGGCGTCCCACGGTCCTCGGCCAAGCCGGCGCCGCGCGCCGTACCGCCGCAGGCGGAGCCCGTCGGGCTCACCCCGCCGACCACGACCCCCCTGCAGGTCGTCGA encodes:
- a CDS encoding CocE/NonD family hydrolase, whose protein sequence is MADVEEGRVAEVIRLDTYVPVRDGAHLAVSLWLPDEALGPQPCLLEALPYRKDDLTASYRPEYVRLCRDYGYVVARLDLRGTGSSEGMAVDEYPEQEREDLADVIGWISEQAWSTGNVGMFGTSYSAFNSLQMAAQSVPALKAVLAIYGSDDRYADDVHWMGGALRLLDLVDYCHYMTAMNALPPVPAVWASRPAAGDEDATGWREEWLARVDAHQPWLLTWLAHQLDDEYWRAGSIRADYAAVSIPVMIVAGWADGYRNNTFRTVAALESAGTPHRLLVGPWSHMAASTSYPGPRIDLVPEMVRWWDRWLRGIDNGVDREPSAVWYVRRPHAPEPDLVTVPGEWRAEDWPSPRSGTRELTLLGRRAYPVVPDVGTAAWISCAGHLPYGQPLDQRHDDADSLTWDFDAVGVELAGNPVLRLSVATDGLAATVSAKLCSLAPDGTSTLITRGVLDLTRRGGLDRAEALEPGEAYDVEIELEATAWRFDRGHRLRLSVAGADWPNTVAPPRPVTLDVRGGTLVLPVMEGPSPYPVPTFVPGEEADPAEGEGVTWRVERDVLRRETACVVDHGSEYETPYGSAVERYWGRVSVDTRTFEQRAQAEVSFTLRFDEPAVEVVVRSRLDVRVSATEYAVHTDVECFEDAKPVAERRWRRVVERQP
- a CDS encoding P1 family peptidase, with the translated sequence MPRVADLQIRIGDLPPGPTGSVVDVPGVGLGHATLWRDEPEPPLGRGVARTGVSVLLPAQDTFRRPVVAGAAVLNGAGECTGLLTAGEWGVVETPVFLTSTMQLGRVYDAACELMTERDPGVAEDVVIPVVGECDDSWLSDARRMQVTREDVAAAWAAAEASVASTVAPAEGSVGAGTGMMCMGFKGGIGTSSRRLSTGHMLGVVLLCNFWGSRGRLCVDGVPVGRLLPPDPDPPGRSPAGSCIGIAVTDAPLLPDECERVARRIGLGMARAGSVANHGSGEIFLGISTGLRSDRTGRLGGGEPLRGSAVDELFEAVVDASEESVLNALLSSATVVGRGGHVSEGLPVDAVRRLLAEHGRG
- a CDS encoding histone deacetylase family protein; this translates as MAEVHLPFVWTERVLDHVPGAEVWVGVSTPGTEVARRASLIRESLLAAGASEVAATPHDDTYLLAVHDRGLVRHLRDVHAQWMASDIPALAGQDRVVPYVFPTEGMLQGLPVRDPTAVHARAGRWCYDTMTLVGPGTWTAARAAVDAALTAVDLVVAGARSAYALTRPPGHHVTRAAYGGSCYLNNAAVAASALLGAGYERVAVVDVDAHHGNGTQAVFYERPEVLYASVHVDPGAGWFPHYAGFAEETGRGPGTGANRNVALAPGAGDQTWLHGIDQLLDAVAAHRSQVLVVSLGVDAAMDDPESPLRVSSEGYGATGTRLAATGLPCVLVQEGGYHLPTLGGLVTAVLAAFA